In Rhodothermus sp., the genomic window TGCGCGCGCGACGTTTTGCGCCGGTGGTACGCATGGAAATCGAACGCACGATGCCCGAGCACGTGCGGCAACTGCTCATGGAGGAGCTGGCACTTGATCCGGGTGATCTTTTCGAGGTGGATGGTCCGATCAACCTGGGCGACTGTCTGGCACTGGCTGAGCTGGAGCTCCCCGCTTTTCGGTACGACCCCTGGGAGCCTATCATCCCTCCAGCCCTTGTACACGAGGGGGAAACCCAGGGGCAGTTGAGCATTTTCGACATCCTGCGACAGCGCGATGTGCTCGTCCATCATCCCTATGAATCGTTTGTGGCCAGCATCCAGCACTTCCTGGAAGAAGCCGCAGACGATCCACGGGTGCTGGCGATCAAGCAAACACTCTATCGTACTTCGGACGACTCATCTATCATGAAGGCGCTGATGCGGGCGGCTGAACGAGGGAAACAGGTGGCGGTTCTGGTTGAAGTAAAGGCACGCTTCGATGAAGCCAACAATATCGAGTGGGGGCAGCAGCTTGAGCGAGCCGGCGTGCATGTGACCTACGGGATGATGGGGCTCAAGACGCACGCCAAGGTGACGCTGGTCGTACGCGAAGAAAACGGCCGGTTGCGTACCTACAGCCATATCGGTACCGGCAATTACAATCCGGAGACGGCTCGTCAGTATGCCGATCTGGGTTTGCTGACTGCCCGTGAAGACATCGGACACGACCTGGTCAATCTGTTTCACTTTCTGACAGGCTATGCGCCTGAACAGTCCTACCAGAAGCTACTGGTGGCGCCACGCGATCTGCGTTCGGCGCTGGTTCGGCTTATTCGGCAGGAAGTGGAACATCACCGGCAATACGGCAATGGCCGTATCATTGCCAAGATGAACGGCCTTGACGACGTCGGCATCATTCAGGAGCTCTATCGTGCTTCACAGGCGGGCGTATCGATCGATCTGATTGTACGGGGGCCTTGCCGGTTGCGACCCGGACTGAAAGGTTACAGTGAAACCATTCGGGTGATCAGTATTGTCGGGCGCTTTCTGGAGCACAGTCGCCTCTACTACTTCCACAACAACGGTGATCCGCTCGTTTACATCGGCAGTGCAGACTGGATGCGGCGCAACCTGGATGATCGCGTCGAGGTGCTGACGCCTGTCGAAGACCCTGCGCTCAGGCACCGACTGATACGCACGCTGCAACTGGCACTGGATGATCACCGAACGGCCTGGGAATTGCGCCCCGATGGCCAGTACGTGTTGCGTACACCTCGTTCCGAACAGGAAACGCTCGGCTTTCAAGAACACCTGATGCGGTGGGCACGCGCGCACTGGGCCGAACAGGAACAGCTTTTGTGAGGGGGCCGGTGAGCAGAGGATCCTACCGCCACGTAGATGGAAGTGCGTGAGGCGAAGACCCGGCATCATGAAGCGCTGTACCGGGCGCTTTTCGAGACCACACAGGACGCCGTTCTGATCACAGAGGTCAACGCCGGCCAGATTCTGGAAGCCAATCCAGCTGCTGAGCAGCTTTTTGGCTACGACCGAGAGACCCTCTGCCGGATGCGTCAGCTTGAACTACATCCGGCCGAACTTGCCGCATTGTACCGAAAAAAGTTCCGTCAGGCCGTTGAGCGTGGGAGCTTTCGGGAGCGCGGCGTGATCGTCCGGCATGCCGATGGTAGTT contains:
- the ppk1 gene encoding polyphosphate kinase 1; translated protein: MPRATCARPVPPGQPLNDPRLYFNRELSWIDFNWRVLFQALDPRVPLLERVRFLAITSINLDEFFRKRYGGLKRQEAAGVRQLSPDGRTPTEQLRLIRKALRPMYACMYRTWHEALRPALAREAGVHVLTYAQLDKAQRRYLARYFKEQIFPVLTPLAVEPGQPFPLISNLSLSLVVYLRHPKQGTEHFARVKIPTDRGRWVALEQPLHFVPLEEVVRHHLPEVFRGMEVLGAWAFRITRNADVRRDEEEAEDLIEMIAEELRARRFAPVVRMEIERTMPEHVRQLLMEELALDPGDLFEVDGPINLGDCLALAELELPAFRYDPWEPIIPPALVHEGETQGQLSIFDILRQRDVLVHHPYESFVASIQHFLEEAADDPRVLAIKQTLYRTSDDSSIMKALMRAAERGKQVAVLVEVKARFDEANNIEWGQQLERAGVHVTYGMMGLKTHAKVTLVVREENGRLRTYSHIGTGNYNPETARQYADLGLLTAREDIGHDLVNLFHFLTGYAPEQSYQKLLVAPRDLRSALVRLIRQEVEHHRQYGNGRIIAKMNGLDDVGIIQELYRASQAGVSIDLIVRGPCRLRPGLKGYSETIRVISIVGRFLEHSRLYYFHNNGDPLVYIGSADWMRRNLDDRVEVLTPVEDPALRHRLIRTLQLALDDHRTAWELRPDGQYVLRTPRSEQETLGFQEHLMRWARAHWAEQEQLL